A region from the Lentisphaera profundi genome encodes:
- a CDS encoding IS91 family transposase yields METRTEHSVGEIFRRFGQTYEGNHSLLKEQRKTLQDIAMCRTAYLGGHNEVCCKCGSERPVYNSCGNTNCPMCQGIRRRRWLNERLDELLPVSYFHSIFTLPHELNPIARFNQREIYNLLFRTAADSLLHLSKKYHDSIPVIIATLHTWGQDLCLHPHVHILVTSGGMKKDGTWKAGREDYLFDIFEASAEFKKRFLRKLKSLYKHKKLVNTQDFTEIYKIIEGKSWVVNIQKPFSGAEVVVEYLSRYVYRSAIANSRITAVENSFISFDIKDYKDLDEKGIARHKDIRMKPQEFIRRFMQHVLPKGFRRSRFYGLFAGAQRTTSKEYCKILFAELLKEFKANERFKDEAWQPKVCDCCGNSDFKRGNDLQNERPPPILFHYRRGKLHA; encoded by the coding sequence ATGGAAACGAGAACAGAACATAGTGTGGGAGAAATCTTCAGACGTTTTGGTCAAACTTATGAAGGCAATCATTCTTTATTAAAAGAACAACGAAAAACACTACAAGATATAGCTATGTGCCGGACAGCCTATCTTGGAGGACATAATGAAGTATGTTGTAAATGCGGAAGTGAACGACCCGTCTATAATTCATGCGGGAATACCAATTGTCCAATGTGTCAGGGAATACGTCGAAGAAGATGGTTAAATGAACGACTCGATGAATTACTCCCTGTATCTTATTTTCACAGCATTTTCACTCTGCCCCATGAACTGAATCCTATCGCAAGATTTAACCAACGAGAAATTTATAATTTACTGTTCAGAACTGCTGCAGATAGCTTACTTCACCTGAGTAAAAAATATCATGATTCAATACCTGTAATTATAGCGACACTTCATACCTGGGGCCAAGATTTATGCCTCCATCCTCACGTACATATATTGGTCACAAGTGGAGGAATGAAAAAAGATGGAACATGGAAAGCAGGAAGAGAAGATTATTTATTTGACATTTTTGAAGCCTCCGCAGAATTCAAAAAACGATTTCTCCGAAAACTCAAGAGTCTCTATAAACATAAGAAGTTAGTTAACACACAAGATTTCACTGAAATATATAAAATCATCGAAGGAAAATCTTGGGTCGTCAATATCCAAAAACCATTCTCAGGAGCTGAAGTAGTGGTCGAGTACTTGAGTCGTTATGTTTATCGAAGTGCAATAGCGAACAGTAGAATTACGGCAGTTGAAAATTCATTCATAAGTTTTGATATCAAAGATTATAAAGATTTGGACGAGAAAGGAATTGCTCGACATAAAGATATCAGAATGAAACCCCAGGAATTCATCAGAAGATTTATGCAGCATGTACTTCCTAAAGGATTTCGGAGATCAAGATTTTATGGCCTTTTTGCAGGAGCTCAACGAACTACCAGTAAGGAATACTGTAAGATACTCTTTGCTGAACTACTAAAAGAATTCAAAGCTAACGAAAGATTCAAAGATGAAGCTTGGCAACCCAAAGTCTGTGATTGCTGTGGTAATAGTGATTTTAAACGTGGAAATGACCTTCAAAATGAAAGACCTCCACCAATACTCTTTCATTATAGAAGGGGGAAATTACATGCATAA